In one window of Nocardiopsis aegyptia DNA:
- a CDS encoding hypervirulence associated TUDOR domain-containing protein, whose translation MSDRFSVGDHVTWNSEAGHVSGTVTKVHTKDFEYKGHTRRASPDDPQYEIKSDKTDHVAAHKGSALRLVDE comes from the coding sequence ATGTCTGATCGGTTCAGCGTCGGTGACCATGTGACATGGAACTCGGAGGCTGGGCACGTCTCGGGCACGGTGACGAAGGTGCACACCAAGGACTTCGAGTACAAGGGCCACACCCGCCGGGCGTCGCCGGACGATCCGCAGTACGAGATCAAGAGCGACAAGACCGACCACGTCGCCGCCCACAAGGGCAGCGCCCTGCGACTGGTCGATGAGTGA
- a CDS encoding dihydrolipoyl dehydrogenase family protein: MDEFDVVVVGAGPTGENLAERAHAGGLSVAIVEAELVGGECSYWACMPSKALLRPAAALADARRLPGAREAVGGRLDAAAVLKSRDGFAAHWKDDGQAGWLESAGVVLVRGHGRLDGPKRVSVRTPEGGQRVLTARHAVAVCTGTRAALPDLPGLAEARPWTSREATASAQVPPRLAVVGGGVVACEMATAWRALGSEVVQLVRGSSLLPRLEPFAGELVAESLRESGVDVRFGTSVTAVRRDGSLTLTLEGGETVTADEVLFATGRTPATSDLGLETVGLEPGRPVEVDSTGLAVGVPDGWLYAAGDVNGRALLTHQGKYQGRVFGGVIADRAAGRPLDTADWGRSVATADERAVPQVVFTDPEAVSVGLTLREATRDGHRVRAVDFDLGNLAGAALHADGYRGRARAVVDLDREILLGATFVGAGVAELLHSATIAVTAEVPISRLWHAVPSFPTLSEVWLRLLETYRG; encoded by the coding sequence GTGGACGAATTCGATGTCGTGGTGGTGGGGGCAGGACCGACCGGGGAGAACCTGGCGGAACGGGCGCACGCCGGCGGGCTGAGCGTCGCGATCGTGGAGGCCGAGCTGGTCGGTGGCGAGTGCTCGTACTGGGCGTGCATGCCCAGCAAGGCACTGCTGCGCCCGGCCGCCGCGCTGGCCGACGCGCGACGCCTGCCCGGCGCCCGCGAAGCGGTCGGCGGGCGGTTGGACGCGGCGGCGGTCCTCAAGAGCCGGGACGGGTTCGCCGCGCACTGGAAGGACGACGGACAGGCCGGATGGCTGGAGAGCGCGGGAGTGGTCCTGGTACGCGGCCACGGCCGGCTGGACGGGCCCAAGCGCGTCTCGGTGCGGACTCCGGAGGGCGGGCAACGGGTGCTGACCGCCCGGCACGCCGTCGCGGTGTGCACGGGCACCCGCGCGGCGCTGCCCGATCTACCGGGACTGGCCGAGGCCCGTCCCTGGACCAGCCGTGAGGCGACCGCGTCCGCGCAGGTGCCGCCGCGGCTGGCCGTCGTCGGCGGCGGCGTGGTGGCCTGCGAGATGGCCACGGCCTGGCGGGCGCTCGGCAGCGAGGTCGTCCAACTCGTGCGCGGATCGTCGCTGCTGCCCCGGTTGGAGCCGTTCGCCGGGGAACTGGTGGCCGAGAGCCTGCGGGAGTCGGGGGTCGACGTACGGTTCGGCACGTCGGTCACCGCGGTGCGCCGGGACGGATCGCTGACGCTCACGCTGGAGGGCGGCGAGACGGTGACCGCCGACGAGGTGCTGTTCGCCACCGGCCGGACGCCGGCCACCTCCGACCTCGGGCTCGAAACGGTCGGCCTGGAGCCGGGCCGGCCGGTCGAGGTCGACTCCACCGGTCTGGCGGTCGGCGTCCCGGACGGGTGGCTGTACGCGGCCGGGGACGTCAACGGTCGCGCGCTGCTCACCCACCAGGGCAAGTACCAGGGCCGCGTCTTCGGCGGAGTGATCGCCGACCGCGCCGCCGGCCGGCCGCTGGACACCGCCGACTGGGGGCGCAGCGTGGCCACTGCGGACGAGCGGGCCGTGCCGCAGGTCGTATTCACCGACCCCGAAGCGGTGTCGGTCGGCCTCACCCTGCGCGAGGCGACCCGCGACGGACACCGTGTGCGGGCGGTCGACTTCGACCTCGGCAACCTCGCCGGTGCCGCCCTGCACGCCGACGGGTATCGGGGCCGCGCCCGGGCGGTGGTGGACCTGGATCGCGAGATACTCCTCGGCGCCACCTTCGTCGGGGCGGGCGTCGCCGAGCTGCTCCACTCGGCCACGATCGCCGTCACCGCCGAGGTCCCCATCTCCCGCCTGTGGCACGCCGTCCCCTCCTTCCCCACCCTCAGCGAGGTCTGGCTCCGGCTCCTGGAGACCTACCGCGGCTGA
- a CDS encoding DUF488 domain-containing protein translates to MSEPSFTVGHSNRTLAEFIELLRESRIELVVDVRRLPGSARYPRFDQDALSVALGEVGIGYRRAEGLTGRRPVSRDVPFEVNAWWENRSFHNYADHAFSEDFRSALAELRAWGRTRRTVVMCSEAVWWRCHRRIIADHLLAHDEDVRHILGLGRIDAAQLSPGAVIDPHRNVTYPAIG, encoded by the coding sequence ATGAGTGAGCCGTCCTTCACCGTCGGGCATTCCAACCGGACGCTCGCCGAGTTCATCGAGCTGCTCCGGGAGTCCCGTATCGAGCTGGTCGTCGATGTTCGGAGGCTTCCGGGCTCGGCCCGGTATCCGCGGTTCGACCAGGACGCGCTCTCGGTCGCCCTCGGCGAGGTGGGGATCGGGTACCGGCGCGCTGAGGGGCTGACCGGACGTCGTCCGGTGAGCCGGGACGTGCCGTTCGAGGTCAACGCCTGGTGGGAGAACCGCAGCTTCCACAACTACGCCGACCATGCGTTCTCCGAGGACTTCCGGAGCGCCCTCGCCGAGCTGCGGGCGTGGGGACGCACGCGACGCACGGTCGTGATGTGCTCCGAGGCGGTGTGGTGGCGCTGCCACCGGAGGATCATCGCCGATCATCTCCTCGCCCACGACGAGGACGTGCGGCACATCCTCGGCCTCGGCCGCATCGATGCGGCACAGTTGAGCCCCGGCGCCGTCATCGACCCCCACAGAAACGTCACGTATCCCGCCATCGGATAG
- a CDS encoding AAA family ATPase, giving the protein MTEELDYLGLLRNHRGSVLSSIEANFWFGLTCKRTVGVAMSSGNVEPSMANIFEERAEYLSKVELAEWTAETKGDRSILPKLKGPGAKLLIGPRGCGKSTLLRRAYFELQEEGAHLSVYVNYSKSLALEPLFHKSANALQLFRQWVLLKIAIGVENSLLECGRRVPTSLSSLTQGAKSFIKHLEAGETVEMPDEYTTPTELLQALESWTQSSGLKRCVLLLDDAAHAFSPEQQREFFEIFRELRSRKISAKAAVYPGITSYSPNFHVGHEAELVESWFRPDEEDYLDVMREIVKRRIPESHLERLKGREELIDYLALASFGLPRGFLVMLSQLLGVEEDDNHNPTRKMADNAISNHASSVRHIFATLADKLPRYKNFVEYGKKLEAGSVRHLQAFNSGRQGRSKATVIAFPGPIDPKLSRMISMLEYAGIIRVAGTVSRGVKGVFHRYTIHYAILIEGNALSLGRAFSVSDINSTLASRDAHAFSRLQPRNVLGDNYTEECTLDLLPCTNCGAPRLSEDAQFCMKCGRKLLTASVYEELLKSPIENLPLTTNKLQGLKKNTSIRTVNDILLDEENSQIRGVPHIGPVWAARIRRYAEEFVSV; this is encoded by the coding sequence TTGACCGAGGAACTTGATTATTTGGGATTACTTAGGAATCATAGGGGTTCAGTCTTGTCCTCAATCGAGGCGAACTTCTGGTTTGGCCTAACTTGTAAGAGGACTGTGGGGGTGGCAATGAGCTCTGGAAATGTCGAGCCTTCCATGGCAAATATTTTCGAAGAGCGAGCGGAGTACCTTTCCAAGGTTGAGCTGGCAGAGTGGACTGCTGAAACCAAAGGGGATCGGTCTATCTTGCCTAAACTGAAAGGACCGGGCGCAAAGCTGCTAATTGGACCACGAGGATGTGGAAAATCTACGCTTCTTCGAAGGGCGTACTTTGAGCTCCAAGAAGAAGGGGCTCACCTATCCGTATACGTAAATTACAGTAAATCACTTGCCCTGGAGCCACTTTTCCATAAATCTGCCAATGCTCTTCAATTGTTTCGACAGTGGGTGCTTCTTAAGATAGCAATCGGGGTAGAGAACTCTCTGCTGGAATGTGGGAGGAGAGTGCCCACTAGCCTCTCGTCTCTTACCCAAGGAGCCAAGTCATTCATTAAGCACTTGGAGGCCGGGGAGACTGTTGAAATGCCAGATGAGTACACAACACCAACGGAGCTCCTCCAGGCTCTCGAGTCGTGGACTCAAAGCTCTGGCCTTAAAAGGTGTGTCCTGTTGCTTGATGACGCAGCCCACGCTTTTTCTCCGGAACAGCAGCGAGAATTCTTTGAGATATTTCGAGAGCTGCGATCCCGGAAGATTTCAGCCAAAGCTGCCGTATATCCGGGAATTACTAGTTATTCGCCAAATTTTCATGTCGGACATGAGGCAGAATTGGTGGAATCCTGGTTTAGGCCAGACGAGGAGGATTATCTCGATGTAATGAGAGAGATCGTGAAGCGAAGGATTCCTGAGTCCCACCTTGAAAGATTGAAGGGTCGGGAAGAGCTAATTGACTACCTGGCATTGGCTTCATTTGGACTCCCCCGCGGCTTTCTGGTTATGCTTTCACAACTTCTGGGTGTGGAAGAAGATGACAATCACAACCCCACTAGAAAAATGGCGGATAATGCGATATCTAATCATGCATCATCGGTGCGACACATATTCGCAACTCTGGCGGATAAGCTGCCAAGGTACAAGAATTTTGTCGAGTATGGAAAAAAGTTGGAGGCAGGATCAGTCCGCCATTTGCAGGCATTCAATAGCGGGCGCCAAGGTCGCTCTAAAGCGACCGTAATTGCTTTTCCTGGTCCAATTGATCCCAAGCTCTCTCGCATGATATCTATGCTCGAATATGCAGGCATTATTCGAGTTGCAGGAACAGTGTCACGCGGAGTCAAGGGGGTATTTCACCGGTATACTATTCACTATGCAATCCTGATCGAGGGAAATGCTCTCAGCCTTGGTCGGGCTTTCTCTGTTTCTGATATTAACTCTACGCTAGCGAGTCGCGATGCGCATGCTTTTTCGCGCCTGCAGCCGAGGAACGTCCTTGGTGACAACTACACAGAAGAATGCACGCTTGATCTTCTTCCGTGCACTAACTGCGGAGCTCCACGACTATCAGAGGACGCACAGTTCTGCATGAAATGCGGCCGAAAATTGCTTACGGCTTCGGTTTATGAAGAACTCCTAAAATCCCCAATAGAGAACCTGCCATTGACCACCAATAAGCTGCAGGGGCTTAAGAAAAATACTTCTATCCGCACGGTGAATGACATCTTGTTGGATGAAGAAAATTCGCAGATTAGGGGAGTTCCGCACATCGGCCCTGTCTGGGCCGCACGCATTCGTCGCTATGCAGAGGAGTTTGTCAGTGTCTAA
- a CDS encoding helix-turn-helix domain-containing protein, with protein sequence MALTLDELKQLPPTIDLMTAARILGIGRTKAYELARADDFPCRVVRIGGLYRVSTADLLRVIGAADGGR encoded by the coding sequence TTGGCCCTGACCCTGGATGAACTCAAGCAGCTTCCACCCACCATCGACCTGATGACCGCCGCTCGGATCCTCGGCATTGGTCGCACCAAGGCGTACGAACTCGCCCGGGCCGACGACTTCCCGTGCCGGGTGGTGCGGATCGGCGGGCTCTACCGTGTCTCAACGGCGGATCTGTTGCGGGTGATCGGGGCGGCGGACGGCGGGCGCTGA
- a CDS encoding helix-turn-helix domain-containing protein, with the protein MPKNRRPTLTTGHSSSVTPEFEREGRVSGHVLKAVRRSVGHTQETLAERIGVDVTTLQGWESGRRPLMAVSTGQYLRLRHLLRRLGAGPHLLTQLDTALEADRFIGYVLAADHQIDLDGHPLATWVITRPFTDLVAWPFIGVAPTAIAEATPPGRRGPSASGPELAADERQHISAHLRAAAEQAPRDTVKGALLRRQAHYVTGFDTSAETAEWLAAIQGEEKRRLRSTAEWSPSWAVVRSGAHSIARKGDSEALPEFIDAHVSSEECETANLNYWAYWLGEVADPQLADTFMVELSVDTWRGDHLLTHLVGKLDPTNPYVDIVVHSLWALVIRKPGFLDDRNAASMTPTVLRLLDERSVSPRSRRELEAVLYALRMAQRR; encoded by the coding sequence ATGCCGAAGAACCGCCGACCAACACTGACCACGGGTCACAGTTCCTCCGTCACACCCGAGTTCGAACGTGAGGGACGGGTCTCCGGTCATGTCCTGAAGGCCGTCCGAAGGTCTGTTGGGCACACGCAGGAGACACTGGCCGAGCGGATCGGCGTGGACGTGACCACGCTGCAAGGGTGGGAGTCAGGACGTCGGCCGCTCATGGCGGTGAGCACCGGACAGTACCTCCGGCTACGGCACCTCCTGCGCCGGCTGGGTGCCGGTCCGCACCTGCTCACGCAACTCGACACCGCGCTTGAGGCCGACCGCTTCATCGGGTACGTGCTCGCTGCTGATCACCAGATCGATCTCGACGGGCACCCGCTCGCCACGTGGGTCATCACGCGCCCTTTCACTGATCTGGTGGCGTGGCCGTTCATAGGCGTCGCGCCGACGGCCATCGCTGAAGCCACACCACCGGGGAGGCGGGGCCCCAGCGCCAGTGGTCCGGAATTGGCTGCGGATGAGCGCCAACACATCAGCGCGCACCTGAGGGCGGCAGCGGAACAGGCCCCACGCGACACGGTGAAGGGCGCTCTGCTCCGTCGGCAGGCTCACTACGTGACGGGGTTCGACACCTCGGCTGAGACGGCCGAATGGCTCGCTGCCATTCAGGGGGAGGAGAAGCGGCGTCTCCGTTCCACCGCGGAATGGTCGCCGTCGTGGGCGGTGGTGCGGTCCGGGGCACATTCGATCGCTCGGAAGGGTGACAGCGAGGCGCTTCCCGAGTTCATCGACGCGCACGTGTCCAGTGAGGAGTGCGAGACCGCCAACCTGAACTACTGGGCGTACTGGCTGGGGGAGGTGGCCGATCCCCAGTTGGCCGACACGTTCATGGTGGAGCTGAGCGTGGACACGTGGCGGGGTGACCACCTGCTCACCCACCTCGTCGGCAAGCTCGATCCGACAAATCCCTATGTCGACATCGTCGTCCACAGCCTGTGGGCACTCGTCATCCGCAAACCCGGCTTCCTGGACGACAGGAACGCGGCGAGCATGACCCCGACCGTGCTCCGCCTCCTGGACGAAAGGTCAGTTTCCCCACGATCCCGGCGCGAACTGGAGGCCGTCCTCTACGCTCTTCGGATGGCACAGCGGAGGTAG
- a CDS encoding protein kinase domain-containing protein — MTNKLALVTGISKYEDRWPALQYCSHDADQISEVLNFPEYGFTTTILLDEQVTKSSILRWIVEAKNSGAEKILFFFAGHGVVNDLGSFLVTHDNNDFDEGISLSSLITIAEPGPESRTETIIILDCCHAGHAAQSGSTGISTRKISNNDITDAVRQTDPSSVIIAACAPEQVALETANIGHGVFTHHLLESLLGSAADHQGDVTIHSIYEVVSREMAATKNAKQEPVFGGRVQGRFVLGSDFTPVLTPPRPEQEYALIELEARQHLDQYNKIRATEIDSWRTAGYSLACRKLENINSWFSRKEKIQGLSQRKDFRRSKDTLMRYQSELGVVEPGTKTRWGTLERQIGAGGFGKVWLVRQDDGRTFAYKLYHANELSDREKVKRFKNGYDAMRMLDDPRIVNVHDYSDCPPGFVMDYIDGENLRDLGIGSFMEPVDILSLLLASAEAIEHAHLNHVIHRDIKPENIVCKYGEDGIYRPYLTDFDLAWFNTQTQKATKTAMGVVYYAAPEQYVAFNPKAARSRTAALDVYSFGQLLYFCFTNTDPEPLNIDSNCRSLNRKLKQSCSVVATRGIIDLYRECTQFAPSDRVQSFSSIIASLSRVIQELSHTESDRKLSTSEYLDELAFQMTGEIPESQVNSFSNIARSWEMTPEWKEQTHTRRTQGDFLVVHFKPMRRVSLENTSNEKMRDVFNRRVDNAIASYGNRTTRRPGKKGEFEFFLEWRPDSLTRADVLDLCEALRKILGNLQS, encoded by the coding sequence TTGACGAACAAACTTGCCCTCGTTACTGGCATCAGCAAATACGAAGACCGGTGGCCCGCCCTCCAGTACTGCTCCCATGACGCCGATCAAATATCCGAGGTGCTCAACTTTCCAGAATATGGATTCACAACAACCATTCTCTTGGATGAGCAGGTCACCAAATCATCCATTCTGAGGTGGATAGTAGAAGCAAAAAACTCCGGCGCAGAAAAGATCCTTTTCTTCTTTGCTGGCCACGGAGTGGTCAATGATCTCGGATCCTTCCTTGTCACGCATGACAATAATGATTTCGACGAAGGAATCTCCCTTTCCAGCCTCATAACAATCGCAGAACCAGGTCCAGAATCAAGAACTGAAACAATTATCATATTGGACTGCTGCCACGCCGGTCATGCAGCCCAATCTGGCTCCACCGGCATATCAACTCGCAAGATTTCCAATAATGATATAACTGATGCTGTTCGGCAAACCGATCCCTCTTCAGTGATCATCGCAGCTTGTGCACCTGAACAAGTGGCCCTGGAGACAGCTAATATCGGCCACGGTGTATTCACGCATCATCTACTAGAGTCCCTCCTCGGATCTGCAGCTGACCACCAGGGTGACGTGACCATCCATAGCATATATGAAGTTGTCTCTCGCGAGATGGCTGCAACCAAAAACGCAAAGCAGGAGCCCGTTTTCGGAGGGCGAGTTCAAGGTAGGTTTGTTCTAGGAAGTGATTTCACTCCAGTACTTACACCACCCCGACCGGAGCAAGAGTATGCTCTTATTGAACTCGAAGCCCGGCAACATCTAGACCAATACAACAAGATTCGAGCGACAGAAATCGACAGTTGGAGAACGGCGGGATATTCACTTGCATGCCGAAAGCTCGAAAACATAAATTCCTGGTTTTCAAGGAAAGAAAAAATTCAAGGATTGTCACAAAGGAAAGATTTCAGGCGATCCAAAGATACATTGATGCGCTACCAGAGCGAACTAGGCGTCGTAGAACCTGGAACAAAGACTCGATGGGGAACACTCGAAAGGCAGATTGGGGCTGGTGGATTTGGAAAAGTTTGGCTTGTGCGTCAAGATGACGGAAGGACATTCGCATATAAGCTCTACCACGCAAACGAGCTCTCGGATAGAGAGAAGGTGAAGCGTTTCAAGAATGGGTATGACGCGATGCGTATGCTCGACGATCCGCGAATTGTGAACGTGCATGACTATAGCGACTGCCCTCCTGGATTTGTCATGGACTACATCGACGGTGAGAATTTGAGAGATCTGGGAATAGGCTCTTTCATGGAGCCCGTCGATATCTTGTCACTACTCCTTGCCTCGGCCGAGGCAATTGAGCATGCCCATCTGAACCATGTCATTCACCGAGACATTAAGCCAGAAAATATTGTATGCAAGTACGGAGAAGATGGCATCTACAGGCCTTACCTCACAGATTTTGATCTAGCGTGGTTCAATACGCAAACACAAAAGGCAACGAAGACTGCCATGGGAGTTGTCTATTACGCAGCACCAGAACAGTACGTAGCGTTCAACCCGAAAGCAGCTCGAAGTCGAACAGCCGCCTTGGACGTATATTCATTTGGCCAGCTTCTCTACTTCTGCTTCACTAACACCGACCCTGAGCCCCTAAACATTGATAGCAACTGTCGATCCTTGAACCGGAAGCTCAAGCAATCCTGTTCAGTCGTTGCCACCAGAGGAATAATCGATCTCTACCGAGAATGCACTCAGTTCGCCCCGAGCGATCGCGTTCAGAGCTTCTCTTCTATAATCGCATCCTTGAGTAGGGTAATACAGGAACTTAGTCACACGGAGAGTGACCGAAAACTCAGCACCAGCGAGTACCTTGATGAGCTGGCGTTCCAAATGACTGGGGAAATCCCCGAGTCCCAAGTGAATTCATTTTCAAATATCGCCAGAAGTTGGGAGATGACCCCCGAATGGAAGGAGCAAACCCACACACGAAGGACTCAAGGAGACTTTCTTGTGGTTCACTTCAAGCCTATGCGTCGCGTCTCCCTAGAAAATACTTCAAATGAAAAAATGCGTGATGTCTTTAATCGTAGAGTAGACAACGCAATCGCCTCGTATGGAAATCGCACAACTAGGCGACCAGGAAAAAAGGGAGAGTTTGAATTTTTCCTAGAATGGCGACCCGATTCTTTGACGCGCGCCGATGTTCTAGATCTGTGCGAAGCACTCAGGAAGATTCTGGGAAATCTTCAGAGTTAA
- a CDS encoding flavoprotein, with product MSEQKTLYVVVCAAGPASEVGTLVGLAQERGWTVQVMATPAAVSFIDIEALEKQTRRPVRSQHRAPGDPRSPKADAIIIAPATFNTINKLANGIADNYVLDVTNEAIGLGVPTVILPFVNTAYANRAPFNASVERLRREGVDVLIGPDFFQPHKPGQGEEATESYPWIITLTKGKFS from the coding sequence GTGAGCGAGCAGAAGACGCTCTATGTGGTGGTGTGCGCAGCGGGGCCGGCTTCGGAAGTCGGCACACTGGTGGGTTTGGCTCAGGAACGAGGCTGGACCGTTCAGGTCATGGCCACCCCGGCCGCAGTCAGCTTCATCGACATCGAGGCGCTGGAGAAGCAGACCCGCCGACCAGTTCGGAGCCAACACCGCGCTCCGGGAGACCCCCGTTCACCGAAGGCGGACGCGATCATCATCGCCCCGGCCACGTTCAACACCATCAACAAGCTAGCCAACGGAATCGCCGATAACTATGTCCTAGACGTGACAAATGAGGCGATTGGCCTTGGCGTACCAACCGTCATTCTCCCCTTTGTGAACACCGCCTACGCCAATCGCGCCCCATTCAATGCCAGCGTTGAACGACTCCGCCGTGAGGGCGTTGACGTGTTGATTGGCCCTGATTTCTTCCAACCTCACAAGCCAGGCCAAGGGGAGGAAGCAACAGAAAGCTACCCCTGGATTATCACTCTAACTAAAGGAAAATTCTCTTGA
- a CDS encoding HD domain-containing protein → MEDEQDTRTVDFLYEVGLLKRYKRTGWQIAGVADPESIADHSHRTAITAAVIASLEGANPERAAFLALFHDTQETRVMDIPYVGKRYLKAAPNTEVTADQMAGLPETVSEVIGTAVDEYEAKESIEARCAKDADKLECLLQAVEYREQGNTHTQPWIDTSLASLKTASAKRLAEEALARGSLEWMHEARDK, encoded by the coding sequence ATGGAAGACGAGCAGGACACCCGCACCGTCGACTTCTTGTACGAGGTTGGACTGCTGAAGCGCTACAAGCGGACCGGCTGGCAGATCGCCGGAGTGGCCGACCCCGAGTCCATCGCGGACCACTCGCACCGAACGGCCATCACGGCAGCGGTGATCGCCTCACTCGAAGGCGCGAACCCCGAACGCGCGGCGTTTCTGGCGCTGTTCCACGACACCCAGGAGACCCGGGTGATGGACATCCCCTATGTCGGCAAGCGCTACCTCAAGGCCGCGCCCAACACCGAGGTGACCGCAGACCAGATGGCTGGCCTCCCCGAAACGGTGTCCGAGGTGATCGGTACGGCGGTCGACGAGTACGAGGCGAAGGAGTCGATCGAAGCGCGGTGCGCCAAGGATGCCGACAAGCTCGAATGCCTCCTACAGGCGGTCGAGTACCGGGAACAGGGCAACACACACACTCAACCTTGGATCGACACGTCTCTCGCCTCGCTGAAGACCGCGTCCGCCAAACGTCTCGCCGAGGAAGCGCTTGCACGAGGCTCACTTGAGTGGATGCACGAGGCCCGCGACAAGTAA
- a CDS encoding ATP-binding protein, which produces MIEARRFTVKVLRKSATTTVPDDVVERAELLVSELTTNAIQHTMSGEGNGTFVLVLSVESSRVRATVRTDEPREPSNVPQARHSSALSESGRGLALVDMLSDEWGPLPWPERGVYFLITWPEDDLR; this is translated from the coding sequence GTGATCGAGGCTCGACGCTTCACGGTCAAGGTCTTGCGGAAGTCCGCAACCACCACTGTGCCTGACGACGTGGTCGAACGCGCGGAACTCCTGGTATCCGAACTGACGACGAACGCGATCCAGCACACGATGAGCGGCGAAGGCAACGGAACCTTCGTTCTGGTGCTGTCCGTCGAGAGTTCCCGTGTGCGGGCCACCGTTCGCACGGACGAACCACGCGAACCATCGAACGTGCCGCAAGCGCGCCATTCCTCCGCGCTCTCAGAGTCGGGACGGGGCCTCGCGCTGGTCGACATGCTGTCAGACGAGTGGGGTCCGCTGCCCTGGCCGGAACGCGGGGTCTACTTCCTCATCACGTGGCCCGAGGACGATCTGCGATGA
- a CDS encoding tyrosine-type recombinase/integrase translates to MGFSRKRVGRAGRPRYTAYFKDIKGKERSAGTFANKRDADRAWQRAGARLAEGRVGDPARGRKSFQRYVEETWLPNHEVEATTRQSYTYSIRKHIMPEFGPMRMVEILPEHVRAWVAKLKDAGVSPVTIKYNKVLLSTIFTTALNDQVVYLHPCKGVRTPHVAVKPRTIVTPEQFDSVYRALPAAWARLLVETAIESGLRWGELSELRVRDLDTRTRILTVSRAVVEVNPEFHPTGGRFLVKEYPKGHEYRRFKLSTQIVRKLQEHVAGRRLRSDDLLFPMPAEPRTPKLRAVPDPDTLGRTEPNDKGRTYKHGTLSAYAAGKCRCRYCKDAYALYRARRRAEGKDDPRLSRTPDTDGHISSDRFRRQVWKPAITAADIGVSLRMHDLRQAHASWLLAGGADLQIVKERLGHADIATTARYLHTLPDADETALDALSRIRNRSSSGAPQ, encoded by the coding sequence GTGGGGTTCTCGCGGAAGCGTGTGGGGCGGGCTGGGAGGCCGCGCTACACCGCCTACTTCAAGGACATTAAGGGCAAGGAGCGGTCGGCGGGCACCTTCGCCAACAAGCGGGACGCCGACAGGGCGTGGCAGCGCGCCGGGGCACGGTTGGCGGAGGGGCGGGTGGGTGATCCGGCCCGAGGCCGGAAGTCCTTCCAGCGCTACGTGGAGGAGACCTGGCTCCCCAACCACGAGGTGGAGGCGACCACTCGGCAGAGCTACACCTACTCGATCCGCAAACACATCATGCCCGAGTTCGGGCCGATGCGGATGGTGGAGATCCTGCCGGAGCATGTCCGGGCGTGGGTGGCCAAGCTCAAGGACGCCGGGGTCTCACCGGTGACGATCAAGTACAACAAGGTGCTGTTGAGCACCATCTTCACCACCGCGCTCAACGACCAGGTGGTTTACCTCCACCCCTGCAAGGGCGTACGCACCCCGCATGTCGCGGTGAAGCCGCGCACGATCGTCACTCCGGAGCAGTTCGATTCTGTGTACCGGGCGCTGCCCGCCGCATGGGCGCGGTTACTGGTCGAGACCGCCATAGAGAGCGGGCTGCGCTGGGGAGAGTTGTCTGAGCTACGGGTCAGGGATCTGGACACGCGAACCCGCATCCTGACGGTGAGCCGTGCGGTCGTGGAGGTCAATCCCGAGTTCCACCCCACGGGCGGCCGGTTCCTCGTGAAAGAGTATCCGAAGGGTCACGAGTACCGGCGGTTCAAGCTGAGTACGCAGATCGTCCGCAAACTTCAGGAGCACGTGGCGGGTAGGCGGCTTCGCTCGGATGACCTCCTGTTCCCGATGCCAGCCGAACCCAGGACTCCCAAGCTCCGAGCCGTTCCCGACCCTGACACCCTGGGTCGCACCGAACCCAATGACAAGGGACGGACGTACAAGCACGGCACCCTCAGCGCGTACGCAGCGGGGAAGTGCCGGTGCCGCTACTGCAAGGACGCCTACGCCTTGTACCGAGCCCGACGCCGCGCGGAAGGCAAGGATGACCCCCGGCTGTCCCGGACCCCAGACACCGACGGTCACATTTCATCCGACCGGTTCCGTCGCCAAGTCTGGAAGCCAGCGATCACGGCCGCAGACATCGGCGTGAGCTTGCGTATGCACGACCTTCGCCAAGCACATGCATCCTGGCTGCTGGCGGGCGGCGCGGACCTCCAGATCGTGAAGGAACGCCTCGGCCACGCCGACATCGCCACCACTGCCCGCTACCTGCACACCCTCCCAGACGCCGACGAGACGGCCCTCGACGCACTGTCACGCATCCGCAACCGTTCCAGCAGCGGCGCTCCGCAATGA